A window of Leptotrichia sp. OH3620_COT-345 contains these coding sequences:
- the fabV gene encoding enoyl-ACP reductase FabV gives MVIKPKLKGSLALVNHPIGAYEFVKRQIDYVKSQDKYTGPKKVLIIGSSSGYGLASRISLAFGAGADTIGVAYEKGIEGKRTGSAGWWNTIAFNEAARKEGLISKNFMGDAFSDEMKQEVIKYIKEEFGGKVDLLIYSLASALRTDPKDGITYRSTLKSTEKEITGPSINLEKEEMEETVMGIATPEEIHSTVKVMGGEDWKLWVDALDEAGVLENGFKTIAYSYLGPKVTYGIYKDGTIGAAKRDLEHTSDVLNDFLKDKYKGEAYVSLSKALMTRASAVIPIFPLYAALLYKVMKEKGIHEGTIEQKHRLLKDMVYGGKPEIDSERRLRPDNWEMREDVQAEVETLWKKVTPENFKEISDYAGAREEFMQLSGFDFDNVDYDADINLEKLAELRP, from the coding sequence ATGGTTATAAAACCTAAATTAAAAGGAAGTCTGGCTCTTGTTAATCATCCTATAGGGGCTTATGAGTTTGTAAAAAGGCAAATTGACTATGTAAAATCTCAAGATAAATATACGGGACCTAAAAAAGTTTTAATAATAGGTTCTTCTTCAGGATACGGTCTTGCTTCCAGAATTTCTTTAGCATTTGGAGCCGGAGCAGATACTATCGGAGTAGCATATGAAAAAGGAATAGAAGGAAAAAGAACAGGGTCAGCAGGTTGGTGGAATACAATCGCTTTTAATGAAGCTGCACGAAAAGAAGGGCTTATTTCTAAAAATTTTATGGGAGATGCTTTTTCAGATGAAATGAAACAAGAAGTTATAAAATATATAAAAGAAGAGTTCGGAGGCAAAGTTGATCTTTTGATTTATAGTCTTGCAAGTGCATTAAGAACGGATCCCAAAGACGGAATTACATACAGATCAACATTAAAGTCAACTGAAAAAGAAATTACGGGTCCTTCTATAAATTTGGAAAAAGAGGAAATGGAAGAAACAGTTATGGGAATCGCTACCCCTGAAGAAATTCACAGTACTGTAAAAGTAATGGGAGGAGAAGACTGGAAACTTTGGGTTGATGCTCTTGATGAAGCAGGAGTATTGGAAAATGGATTTAAAACAATTGCGTATTCATATTTAGGTCCTAAAGTAACTTACGGGATTTATAAAGACGGTACTATTGGAGCAGCAAAAAGAGATTTAGAGCATACTTCAGATGTATTAAATGATTTTTTGAAAGATAAGTATAAAGGAGAAGCTTATGTATCACTGAGTAAAGCTCTTATGACAAGAGCAAGTGCCGTTATTCCTATATTCCCGTTATATGCTGCATTACTCTACAAAGTAATGAAAGAAAAAGGTATACATGAAGGAACTATTGAACAGAAACATAGACTTCTTAAAGATATGGTTTATGGAGGAAAGCCTGAGATAGACTCTGAAAGAAGATTACGACCGGATAATTGGGAAATGAGAGAAGATGTTCAGGCTGAAGTAGAGACATTATGGAAAAAAGTTACACCTGAAAATTTTAAGGAAATAAGTGATTATGCCGGGGCAAGAGAAGAATTTATGCAATTAAGTGGGTTTGATTTTGATAATGTGGATTATGATGCTGATATTAATTTGGAGAAGTTAGCTGAATTACGTCCTTAA
- a CDS encoding L,D-transpeptidase, which produces MWKRVTLLSLFVLFWNFNTFSIGKIDVPEEYYENMTVSGFDSDFFEYDFNKDGVKEKILVNSKKNGLKAEAAVSIYIFEENRYRFAFQISLKDEINIFSMERAKDNLKKIKEHYNDYSKDLKINEIRYVEILDDNTNEQIVFDIKFDKHSPKNLDNFIFVKKTAVFTQMPNNSSEVAFVGKYKDKPKILLEFVSVKDNEQQLWYLTEIEKNSGKIKGYISGNQNNILKRGFYWDEMYSKIKTVNNFINDSLKNETDLYIITQYRPLANDYYSPKDRFGNRNNQSITGYTNANKNGEKINIPDQTIFRITGREDEMIKIETPLYGGPYYIDDKPGVMKKIKINEKVNKFITIDPESQTEAIIERVGSTDNFAIISYSFVTTGRDNGFSSYETPHGAFLVAFTRPYMMFTRSVKKDEDLSLIPRNKRVGNRDDIVVAGEAKYAVRFSGGAYMHGIPASYGENREAIKAVVAQKIGTYKESHKCVRHHDDQIEFIVNWINGKSTTKVRDNTIPDEPVIAVVL; this is translated from the coding sequence ATGTGGAAAAGAGTAACATTACTATCGTTATTTGTTTTGTTTTGGAATTTTAATACATTTTCTATCGGAAAAATAGATGTTCCTGAAGAATATTATGAAAATATGACAGTATCAGGATTTGATTCTGATTTTTTTGAATATGATTTCAATAAAGACGGTGTAAAGGAAAAAATACTTGTAAATTCTAAGAAAAATGGACTAAAAGCTGAGGCGGCAGTCTCTATTTATATTTTTGAAGAGAATAGGTACAGATTTGCCTTTCAAATTTCCCTTAAGGATGAAATTAACATTTTTTCTATGGAAAGAGCTAAAGATAATTTGAAAAAAATAAAAGAACATTATAATGATTATTCAAAAGATTTAAAGATAAATGAAATTAGATATGTTGAGATACTTGACGATAATACCAATGAGCAGATAGTGTTTGATATTAAATTTGATAAACACTCACCCAAAAATTTGGATAATTTTATATTTGTCAAAAAAACCGCTGTGTTTACTCAAATGCCAAATAATTCTTCCGAAGTGGCATTTGTAGGAAAATATAAAGATAAACCGAAAATTTTACTGGAATTCGTATCTGTTAAAGATAATGAGCAGCAGCTCTGGTATTTAACAGAAATAGAGAAAAATAGTGGCAAAATCAAGGGATATATATCGGGAAATCAGAATAATATTTTAAAAAGAGGGTTTTATTGGGATGAAATGTATTCTAAAATAAAAACAGTGAATAATTTTATAAACGATTCTCTGAAAAATGAAACGGATTTATATATAATTACTCAATACAGACCACTTGCAAATGATTACTACAGTCCAAAAGACAGATTTGGAAACAGAAATAATCAAAGTATAACAGGATATACAAATGCTAATAAAAATGGAGAAAAAATTAATATACCGGATCAAACTATTTTCAGGATAACAGGAAGAGAAGATGAAATGATAAAAATTGAAACTCCTTTATATGGAGGACCTTATTATATAGATGATAAACCCGGAGTAATGAAAAAAATTAAAATAAATGAAAAAGTTAATAAATTTATTACTATTGATCCTGAGAGCCAGACGGAAGCAATAATAGAAAGAGTGGGAAGTACTGATAATTTTGCGATTATTTCTTATTCGTTTGTTACTACAGGAAGAGATAACGGCTTTTCTTCATATGAAACACCTCATGGAGCATTTCTTGTAGCTTTTACAAGACCATATATGATGTTTACAAGAAGTGTAAAAAAAGATGAAGATTTATCTCTTATTCCCAGAAATAAAAGAGTGGGAAATAGAGATGATATTGTTGTGGCAGGGGAAGCAAAATATGCTGTAAGATTCAGTGGAGGAGCTTATATGCATGGAATTCCGGCTTCGTATGGAGAAAATAGAGAAGCAATAAAGGCTGTAGTAGCTCAGAAAATAGGAACCTATAAAGAATCACATAAGTGTGTAAGACATCATGATGACCAGATAGAATTTATAGTGAATTGGATAAATGGAAAAAGTACGACTAAAGTAAGAGATAATACAATACCTGATGAACCTGTAATAGCAGTTGTATTATAA
- a CDS encoding SH3 domain-containing protein, whose protein sequence is MKLVKLKSLIIYSLLSFAVYTTVTMAESINTLSQKSWKTVEMNPDLDKDGKKDRLLIEYFEENDKIYTKFIPYVKHENDKFIKGQTIEKVFERNNFQKEFNKFSKEFVKKYPKKEKKKETALNIQSNSYSDKIVNTNSEKMTINNNNIKTDVKKEIEDKATVPEDLKEDVGKVSKEPVPDEKPDKDIEKVSDKSPIKTDKLIKGPYSYTAYYLKERPENLTFDYKYGKNSPRDMDEFIFIKTSVNIRKEPNKNSAVLKKASYAHKYKVIGKVKTNIKNGISEWYEVYFDGKLGYVLSTSAIKREFDWHDMMKKVEKTNKFVSDAISKGQKIYVLDDYVPLGGGNGSVKDKYGNRENQSERAYLSSSFKDFINLPDRSLMTIIEETDKYLKVKVDVYDNGTYYLKKSKKALLKDSKITNEITRFIYVDRHSQNEMIIEKNPDLNTWNVVTTSFITTGKDSGNSYATPYGAFLIAYSKPVMQYTGSDNKTVVGDANNAVRFSGGGYMHSIPSLFEPKETRKARKAVTARKIGTFPESHKCIRHYDDQIKFIYNWLGNSTPGNKLGHRVPTVPTVMLVK, encoded by the coding sequence ATGAAATTAGTAAAACTTAAATCTTTAATAATATATTCTTTATTATCTTTTGCAGTATATACTACAGTTACAATGGCAGAATCTATTAATACTTTGTCACAGAAAAGTTGGAAAACTGTGGAAATGAATCCTGACTTGGATAAAGACGGTAAAAAAGATAGACTGTTAATCGAATATTTTGAAGAAAATGATAAAATTTACACGAAATTTATTCCTTATGTAAAGCATGAAAATGATAAATTTATAAAGGGACAAACAATTGAGAAAGTATTTGAAAGAAATAATTTTCAAAAAGAATTCAATAAGTTTTCAAAAGAATTTGTGAAAAAGTATCCTAAAAAAGAAAAAAAGAAAGAAACAGCTTTAAATATTCAATCTAATAGTTATTCAGATAAAATAGTCAATACAAATAGTGAGAAAATGACTATAAATAATAATAATATAAAAACCGATGTAAAAAAAGAAATTGAAGACAAAGCAACTGTACCTGAAGATTTAAAGGAAGATGTAGGAAAAGTTTCCAAAGAACCTGTCCCTGATGAAAAACCTGATAAAGATATCGAAAAAGTATCTGATAAATCTCCAATAAAAACCGATAAACTTATAAAAGGTCCTTATTCATATACTGCTTATTATTTAAAAGAGAGACCTGAAAATCTTACTTTTGATTATAAGTACGGGAAAAATTCTCCACGTGATATGGATGAATTTATTTTTATAAAAACTTCAGTAAATATAAGAAAAGAGCCTAATAAAAATTCCGCAGTATTAAAAAAGGCATCTTATGCTCACAAATATAAAGTTATAGGGAAAGTAAAAACTAATATTAAAAATGGGATATCCGAATGGTATGAAGTGTATTTTGACGGGAAATTGGGATATGTATTAAGTACATCTGCAATAAAAAGAGAATTTGACTGGCATGATATGATGAAAAAGGTTGAAAAAACTAATAAATTTGTTTCCGATGCCATATCAAAAGGTCAGAAAATATACGTTTTGGATGATTATGTTCCTTTAGGAGGAGGAAACGGTTCAGTTAAGGATAAATATGGAAATAGAGAAAACCAAAGTGAAAGAGCATATTTAAGTTCCAGTTTTAAAGATTTTATTAATTTACCTGATAGAAGTTTAATGACTATTATTGAAGAAACAGACAAATATCTGAAAGTGAAAGTCGATGTATATGATAATGGAACATACTATTTAAAAAAATCAAAAAAAGCATTACTCAAAGATAGTAAAATTACAAATGAAATTACAAGATTTATATATGTGGACAGACACAGTCAGAATGAAATGATTATAGAAAAAAATCCGGATTTAAATACTTGGAATGTAGTTACGACTTCTTTTATAACTACAGGAAAAGATTCAGGAAATTCATATGCCACTCCTTACGGAGCGTTTTTAATAGCATATTCAAAACCTGTAATGCAATATACGGGATCAGACAATAAAACTGTAGTAGGAGATGCAAATAATGCAGTAAGATTTAGTGGAGGAGGATATATGCACAGTATTCCTTCACTATTTGAACCTAAAGAAACGAGAAAAGCCAGAAAAGCGGTTACTGCAAGAAAAATAGGAACATTTCCTGAATCACATAAATGTATACGTCATTATGATGACCAGATAAAATTTATTTATAATTGGCTTGGAAATTCAACACCGGGAAATAAATTGGGACATAGAGTGCCGACTGTGCCAACTGTTATGTTAGTAAAGTAA